Genomic segment of Candidatus Methylomirabilota bacterium:
GACGACGCTGTAGAGGACCGCGACCTCGGCGACCTCCGGGCCGCGGACCGCCAGGAGACTCCCCACCAGCATGCTGCGGAGATGCTCGGCCCCGTGCGGGGCCTGATCGACCAGGAGCACGGCGGCGGCTGCCGACACCGCATACACTACCCCGATCACCGCTTCCTGAGAAACCTGCCGCCCCCGGGTCCGAGTCAGGGAGAGCACCAGAGCGCCCAGGAGAGTCGCGCCGAGCCCGAAGCCGTAGGAGACGGGCGACTCGAGCTCGAACCCGACCAGCAAGGCCGCAGTGGCTCCCAGGGCGGCGATCTGGGCGAGCGCGATGTCCACGAACACGACCTCGCGGGCGATGACGTGGATGCCCAGATAGGCGTGGATGCCGGTCAGGACCAGGCACATCAGGAACGGCGCCCACATCAGCGCGAGAAGGTCGGCGCTCATCGCGTCGCTTCGACCGCGGCGCTCA
This window contains:
- a CDS encoding iron chelate uptake ABC transporter family permease subunit; protein product: MSADLLALMWAPFLMCLVLTGIHAYLGIHVIAREVVFVDIALAQIAALGATAALLVGFELESPVSYGFGLGATLLGALVLSLTRTRGRQVSQEAVIGVVYAVSAAAAVLLVDQAPHGAEHLRSMLVGSLLAVRGPEVAEVAVLYSVVGLFHWLCRRPFLLISTDPDAAFREGWRVRLWDFLFYASFGLVVTSSVRIAGVLLVFSYLIVPALAGMALGGAIGTRLWIGW